The Acanthopagrus latus isolate v.2019 chromosome 1, fAcaLat1.1, whole genome shotgun sequence genomic interval tagtTTTGTTATCAGTCGATCTGCACAGCGTGTCAAAGTTATCTTGCTTGTGTTCAATCTGCAGTTTCAGGATTCGTGGAGCATCATTTGTTCAAAAGagagactgtgtttgttttttgagacAAAGAAAACTCACATCTTAAGAAGTCTGCTCTGGTCCGAGGTTCATCTGTCAGTGAAACATCTGTTAGTTCcacaacaaatgcacacaagcGAAACAATTCATTAATGGGGATAAATTGGAAAATTTGGAATaaccttatttttttaaattgcagcTGGCTCAAACTTGTTCAACataaatgtgtataaaatgtgGTGGTTTATGGTGCGAAGTCCAGCAGTGTGCTGCTGGTACATTTgttgtgcaggtgtgtgtttgctgtgtacCAGGAGCAGGTGTGGTGTTGGAGTGTGGAACTTCCTGGTCTTGCTCTTGGGCCTGTGCAGaatatcaaaaataattttattgATGAATGAATTATAACACCTGAAGAGAAACACGAGGCCTGCTGAAAACGTATGGTGTGTCTTATTTGTCCCATTTAGAAATAATCTGACTCAAAGAACTCAACTTAATGTAAGAACTACAGGTGTCACAGATCAGGTAAATCATTCACAGGATgcttatgtgtttatttaagttTGCTTTCCATGCTTGTATATTAAAGGTCACATTCTTAAAACTGAGCTCTGGACGCTGTTATATGACTTTCTCTGCATGgtaataatgattatttattgCCTagtttattaattattaacgTTCAACTGACCTTTTATGTGTTTGAATTTAGAGATTTTAATGACTGTGAagcttattattttttttaatgttgtcagaATTATGAGAGTTTTAAGTAGGTTATGTGAAACTTAAGTTATTAAAGTTACTCACTTTTACCTCTAACACGGAGGATGCTGCTCCGCTTCTGTCCTCCATTGCTGTAACACTAgttaaaacttgttttcagGTAGCCTGTGTCGACTCTGACATTTCTGGCGACTATTAAACTAATAAACCGAGTCTTTAAATGCTTTTCTTTAGTCTGGTTTGTCGTCTTCGCCCCTTGTTATCCAGGAAGAACCGTCAAAAATCTGTTTAGTGACCGGCTGAGGGCAGTGTCGTACGTTTACATTCAGAAACGTGACGTCTTTAACAACGACGCAGGCATAATAATCTACCACCGATGTAGTCGATCGGAGTGGGAGAGCCTAACCGGAATAGATTAAGCTTTGTCAACAATTTATTTTACCCAGTAATAAACAGTGGCATTTTAATACTCAATTGATGCTCTCTTTGATCACTTCCATACACCAAGGCGCCAGGGAGGATTTTAGTGCTTGCTTGGTATCTACTTTTCAGGTCTTGTCTCGATTGTGTCATTGAAACATCGTGGTGAGCAAAACATACCGGGAGCTAGCTAACCTCCAGCTTACGACGTAAATTTGCTAAACTGTCGGATTTAGCTTTTAGTTGATTAGATAAACGCGGTAAATATGTTAACGTCCGTCGCCTGTTCGTGTGCGCGAAACGGGAGGAAAGTCTCGGTGCCTGTTGCGAAGTTGTCCCGGTTCTCAGGGGCTACAAACCCACCCAGAGCCCTGAATCCGACAGGGGTACGAGACTTGTCCAGATACCTGTCATCTAGACTCCTCACACCGACTCCCTGGCAGCTATCAGGGGGGCTAACCGCCAGATGTGTGTCCCTATCAGTCGCATCCCATGGGGGTACGGACCCCCTGGGCTCCCCCTCAGCCCCGGCCGAAAGCGACCCACCAGACCAGGAGAACTTCGGCTCGCTTTCCGCCGACATGTCCTCCAGGAGGTCGTACAGGAAAGACGGCCCATACCTCCAGGATCTGCGGTACcgagaggacgaggaggatcTGGTGAAACCTCGCAGGAGGCCCGGGAGGAGAAACACACCGTACTGGTACTTCTTACAGTGCAAGAAGCTGATCAAAGAGAACAAGGTGAGTCCATCTTTCACTGctgtgtctgtcttctgttACCTGTCACCTCCTGCCGTATGTAAACCATCTGATGTgtcctctgacagctgcaggagGCTTTGGACATGTTCAGCAGAGACATGCTGCAGGGGGAGAGGCTGCAGCCGGAGGAGTTCAACTACTCTGTCCTGATAGGAGGCTGTGGTCGAGCTGGACAACTCAAGAAGGCCTTCAAGCTCTACAATGAGGTAGGAAATACATCTGCATATGTTATACATGTTGTCGTGATTATATGCAGCACTAACAATTTTCTTTAAAGTGGCACTATGTAGGTTTGGAGATGAAATTGTAcaacatatttacagtattaattaggtaataatacaatctgataaatatttattttttccataagtgaactgttctcagaggagaataaagtccacagaacactgttagaagctagaaaggtggcagggtccgccacatgtcGTCCTTtaagtttggtttgtttgttcagttataaaaaacaaaacaaaaagacaacttgttttgtttgttttgacataaaaatgttaaaaacagagACGTCTTGACTCAAGTGTATTGCCATTTTTGAAGTTTGTTGTAGTGTTGAACTGTTGTGTTTCTAATGCAATTCAACAGCGACACAAACTGCATCAATAATCCGAATCGATAGATATTTAAAACCACTGAAACTGAACATCGTATTCGTCATTACGGATTGATTTATTGGTCGGCTACATTAGTTATAAATAGGTGTACCTAAGCATCTCAGAGGTTATGAGAGAgctcagaatcagaaatactttattgatccccatTAAGTATATTGTTTGTATGTTATAGTTGCTCCTTCTAATTTATAAAATTTCCCACTGTCGATATGAACGAGCTTTAAATCGTGAATGATAATACAATGtgagtaaataaaatattataaaGTACAAGACAAACAGATTCTTATATGTGACAActttgtatatttgtttttatacctATATATCTATACACAGCTTGAAGTAGAAGAAGTTAAACAGTTGTAATCTCAGCCCACAATAATtacatacatttctttaaacacacacagaagtctCAAgtaatattgtgtgtgtgtgtgtgtgtgtgttgtccagaTGAAGAAGCGAGGTCTAATTGCTACAGATGCTACCTACACCGCGCTGTTCAACGCCTGCGCCCAGTCGCCGTCCCAACACGCCGGCCTCCAGCAGGCCTTGAAGTTGGAGCAAGAACTCCATCGCAAAAGCTACCCCATCAGCACCATCACGTACCACGCCCTTCTCAAGACGCACGCCATCACCAACCACCTTCAAGCCTGCATTCACACGCTCAGGGTAAGATAAGAGCTGACGCCGCGCAGGTGTGTGGGAGATGGGTTCACTGTTTCTacatgagtctgtgtgtgtttgcaggaaatGCTGCAGAAGGGCCATGTTGTGACTCAGGAGACGTTTCACTACCTACTGATGGGCTGCTTGAAGGACAAAGAGACGGGATTCAGACTGGCTTTACAGGTAgaagttttacacattttttttgacGATAATTATTCAGTTAATCATGAATGTAACTGTCAGATTAACAGAAGCCTCAGTGTCATGTAATTTCCTTGGACAACCTTttgtagaagaagaagtcaaCAAAATGGACATAAAAATGACGTTGTACTCTGACACAGATTCTTAACCAGTGCTTATGAGATCCAACTCACACAGTGAATGATGCAGTGAACCTCTAATAtcgttgttttggttttaggtTTGGCGCCAGATGTTGAGGTCAGGGATTCTTCCAGACTCAAAGAACTATAATGTTCTCTTGCGAACTGCAAGGGATTGTGGGATTGGCGATGCTTCCCTAGCCTCTAGCGTGCTGCTGGGGCCTGACCTGAAGTACGAGAGGGAACGCGTGTCCGAGTCGGGACGCACGGATGTAACAGACATTGATCTGCTGGAGAAGCAGCTGTTTATCCAGCCCGATCCACGCAGTGACCGTCAGCAGGACAGCAGAGACAGCGAGGACGAGTTCTGCAGCAGCGAAGACTCGACCAGTTTGATACCAGTCAGACAAACTGTCTCACTGCCTGCCAACATAGAAAGTGATGCCAAAGCCCCGAACCTGCTGGATGTTTTCAAGGGTAAGAGGGGTGGTGTGATCTCCCTCGGCACTGTGGATGGAGCACCAGATAGACTCGCACTCATCGGAGGAGCCGATGGTGTCCTGAAGAAGATGGAAGCGAACGGACTCAGTCCAGACCTCAAAACTCTGACCCTGCTGGCCGACATGATGGAGCTGGGCCacacgtctctgcagctgctgctgaaggtcgCCAAGCAACACAAAGTGAAGCTCGACGTCGCCTTCTTCAACTCTGTGATCCGCAGAGCAGCCAGAGCCGGTGACCTGGAGGAGGCAAAggtacgtacacacacacacacacacacacaccgccaaATTCTAAATCAGGGGAAATAACATGCAGTCCATCTGCATCATTGTAAAGACGTGTATGGGAGCGAGACATTAggctaaacttttttttccaatatatAAAttaggtgcatgtgtgtgcgcatatCTCTCACAcacctccttctctttccaGGCGGTGGTGAGTGTGATGCGACACCGCAACATAAGCGTGGATGTGCAGACGTTTGGATGCCTTGCTTTGGGCTGCGAGCGACAGAAGGAcggtctgcagctgctgaaagaCATGGAGGTGATGAAACACACATCCAAAAAGTCATAACTGATAGAACgtatgttgtttttacaaaaacaacatacgttgtttttacaaaaacaacatacgTTCTATCAGTTatgactttaaaatcatataaaaaaaaacaaacaatgatgtTACTACTGTAACATCATTGTAACAACAGTCAGAGTTGAAGACAGATTTAATGACTCGGTGCTTCGTTCTTTCAtctttacatgtttttctcACAGGAGGCGGGACTTAGGCCTAACGTCCAGGTGTTCTCTGCTCTAATTGGCCGAGCAATGCGGAGACTGGACTACATCTACCTGAAAACACTCCTCAAGACCATGAGCAGCATGGAGGTGTGGCCTAATGAGGTCATCATCAGACAGCTGGAGTTTGCCTCACAGTATCCCCCCAACTATAATCAGGTGAGTGTTCGTACAGGTGTATCACCTGGTGACAAGTAACCAGTCGGGACACATCTGAGTATCTGTGTGGACGAGGAGGTGATGATTCTGATCACAACCAAAGAACATGAAGAATCTCCTGTAATCTTCAAAgcaaaataacttaaaatggCTGAATATTGTGTGTCCCAAAGGCTGAtggatgtgttttatttctctcctcctgctcccttcttcatctttcctctcttccAACAATCCCAGTACAAATCCAGAAACAACTACCTGGTCCAGATTGATGGTTTCCGTGGTTACTACCAGCAGTGGCTGAGAGAAATGCCCGCTCAGACCGCTGAGGACGAGCAGGCGGCGCTGCAGACATAGACGGACTCTGCGGTGGCAGTAACAGGAGAAGCAGATGGACtgacagagagtcagaggaaccagagagctgcagcaagGAGGTATTTTTCACGTAACAAGGACAGCAAGAGCAGCGCTGCTCTGTGACGGCACTCCTGAAAATATCTGTCTCCTCTGGTACTCTGTTTGCACAGAGCTGTGGATCTCAGTACTGGCTCATGGACCTTCTGTCAGTCAACTTATTGCAAAAGCCTTTTTTCTCAAACGATCgctgttattgtaatttatattCCAATTGAAATAAACTTACTAAGCTTCAGTACCTGACTGTCTAACCTCATCTTGGTtgtttattacattacattacattatattttgttttaaaaccttgaTTTTTAAGGTATTTCCTGAGCGATCGATTCATGGTGATGGTGATGCACTCAACTTGTCTTCTCTTGCATGTCACATgcatgtttctcatgtttttctAGGGGTGggcttttatttaaattttttttggtatatatatatatatatatatgcatgcaacaaaaaaaaaatatatatatatatatataatatcactgagctgctgttttctattttttattaataAGTACTTGGTTTAAAACAAGGCGTAGAGATCTAAATATGAGATGTAGAAACTTTCTCATTCAGAGATCCATTCAGACACATAGGAagtaattaaaactaaaacattaagacattaaaacagcatctgaaaggCAGAACGGAAAAAAAGCTGATATAATAAGctacagataaaaataaatgcattaaattaatGTACTTATTTGAAAGCCACAGTGAACAGTTATGAATTAAATGAGCGGacagttttacttaaattacaTTACTGACTACTTTAAATAAGTAACTgtatcagaacaaacattttaaataatccTCCCGATCCCCGTacaagtaaaccaaatgtgttcagtcctgagaacatttagtgctttacaGACCAgtgatatgattttaaagtgcaGACAACAATGAGGCTGCAGAATGATCATATAAACTACTGTAGCCGCTCAAAATGAccatttatctgtctgcttgGTGATATCACAGGCAGCACTTCAggtatatttcatatcagctgctggtaaaacattataaacctctcactgagctgctgttagcttcttTCATGTGAtaggagatggagagaggctaaCTTACTCAGACATTAGTAACAACACATGGTTTCTAAATCAGTCATTCCCAAAATAGGAATAGATAATGAAGGTAATGGAAGCCCTGCTCtccattacagaaagaaaatgtatatatcaaatatagttaaagctttgaaaatgcagctgagaggagatgTTGGTCTCCATCAAAGACTCAACACGTGctttaaaaatctataaaaaactCAATAGAGTGTAattcaaaaaaaggttttattatgtaaataaccagcaaagacaacaggGCTCACtgtcagcaggtgaaaccagagtcaacaaactgcagcacctgaaggagtttcatcagaagacggatactcagttttcctgcttcaggtCCTGTGGAGGCTCGtctgtcacctgcaggaagagaaagaagagcagtggtagtttgatgtctctttgtggaggttttgtgttgttttatgtttgtttttagaggtttttgtgttgtttttagaggttttgtgttttatgtttgtttttagttgtttttagaggtttttgtttttttaggggtattgtgtgtttgtttttaggggtttttgtgttgtttttaggggtttttgtgttgtttttaggggttttgtgtgtttgtttttagaggtttttgtttgttttaggggttttgtgtgttggtttttagaggttttgtgtgtctgtacaggtttttattgtttttagaggtttagTTTGTGtgtcaaggttttgtttttatggtagttgtttgtcctccacaaagagacctgggtctatttttgatgagttttgagtttctccctgtggaggtttgagtctctaactcagttgtatttaacctgaaatcacttttcataatttattcacatggagttttaatttaattcgGAAGTAAATTTGGTTACAGGTTTGGTTAcagtgcctaaatgcatttatatgaactaattcataaagtatttaacatgtgtatacactgagagccacaacattagaaccagtgacaggtgaaatgaataacatggatcataatgttccaatgccatgttcggtTGTGAAGCCATGactcctagcattcatgtggacgtctctttgacagacaccagtcacccaaacacagctgcagaccaaatacaccccctcatggcagcagcactccttgatggcagtgccccccctgctcaggaacgacctgaggaacgtgggaaagagctcaaggtgtcaacctggaCTCCAGactccccagatctcaatccacctgagcttccactggatgcagtcagagccaagaacgatccatgggggccccaacatggatagCAGTTGGTTCTGGCgtcatccaacagatgctcaactggattgggatctggagaatgaggaggccagtttgacaccttgagttctttgccatgagggggtgtagttggtctgaacggtgtttgggtggctggtgtttgtcaaagaggctccacagaaatgacagaagtcaaagtttcccagcagaacatttgattgtaacaagatgatcaatgttcacttcacttgtcagttgttgtgatgttgtggctgaacagtgaagatatacatgttaaatacttttcatattttgcataaattgagtttttaactatattattcatactagttactttgcagattcatataaacaatattaaatattcgctgatcaaacatgatgtattattatacattaagttatccagcattaaaagcagaaagttgagagccagtgtgctgcatatggaggacaattattaatcaaatgATTAATTGCATGATGTCAGTATACTTATAAtgcaattctgtagaaagacagctgattgttgagtctcattcccaggttgtcaaataacACACTTTGTGGtctattaacaggactcagaGAGTCAAGTTGTTAAAAGTGAGGAGACTTGTATtttcatacacattttatttaaagatatattttttatatccagcagctgtaaaaacattccttgaatcctgtgggttttgaggcgGTGCCtaagtctgctctggttggtcggttcacacaaaactgataaccaggtttgcctggcagacaaactaacaactggactgctgttactgaacttttgtgcctAGAACTCTACGGTGGGGACCTGGTTGTTTTAGCTTAGTCTGCTCAACactgtttagctaacactgttggcctgaaaagctttatacCGCgatgtttctccagcaaaacaacaacttccaaggcttcataaagcttatcaagcactctctgaacacacatttgcacactcGAGCGGAGacgtacctgaactgaaaacaaaccctcAATACAATCAGAAGGacgcagacaaactaacaactgctcaggctgtttgtagctatcagttcacaaggCAACAACTTCAAAGGCTTCATGAAGCTAATCAAGCACTCTCTGGATGCACATTTGAGTGCTGGAGTGGAGatgaacctgaactgaaaacaaaccttcaatacactcagaaggaggCAGACAAGCTAACAACCGCTctagctgtttgtagctatcagtttgCTGCAATTCCACCATGAACataaccacaacaactgcttccaaacaaaaaacgtCACCACAACACAATCGGATCattattagtggcctgctgggcagtgaggccgagggccctgtaacagctttgtaatgatctctgcttggtgttatcaagcaggatgctgttacACAAAGTTGCAAGAAATTGaattcctgcattttttttttttttagcattttgttttatcacagagttcaacattatcttcaagcaaaggcatcgcgcccatacacactgaactcgcgaggggaatcgtcatggacagatgagggcagagatccaagccgctttagtggcgtcaggctagcttctaccgtggccctgagcatgtccctagccaggccgaggcccaagctaaacacgcacactttgtgcacgcttctaccaaccataggtgtctgaacatgagggacctgtaagttggcgggatcgcacaagggctcgtaagatacgctat includes:
- the ptcd1 gene encoding pentatricopeptide repeat-containing protein 1, mitochondrial gives rise to the protein MLTSVACSCARNGRKVSVPVAKLSRFSGATNPPRALNPTGVRDLSRYLSSRLLTPTPWQLSGGLTARCVSLSVASHGGTDPLGSPSAPAESDPPDQENFGSLSADMSSRRSYRKDGPYLQDLRYREDEEDLVKPRRRPGRRNTPYWYFLQCKKLIKENKLQEALDMFSRDMLQGERLQPEEFNYSVLIGGCGRAGQLKKAFKLYNEMKKRGLIATDATYTALFNACAQSPSQHAGLQQALKLEQELHRKSYPISTITYHALLKTHAITNHLQACIHTLREMLQKGHVVTQETFHYLLMGCLKDKETGFRLALQVWRQMLRSGILPDSKNYNVLLRTARDCGIGDASLASSVLLGPDLKYERERVSESGRTDVTDIDLLEKQLFIQPDPRSDRQQDSRDSEDEFCSSEDSTSLIPVRQTVSLPANIESDAKAPNLLDVFKGKRGGVISLGTVDGAPDRLALIGGADGVLKKMEANGLSPDLKTLTLLADMMELGHTSLQLLLKVAKQHKVKLDVAFFNSVIRRAARAGDLEEAKAVVSVMRHRNISVDVQTFGCLALGCERQKDGLQLLKDMEEAGLRPNVQVFSALIGRAMRRLDYIYLKTLLKTMSSMEVWPNEVIIRQLEFASQYPPNYNQYKSRNNYLVQIDGFRGYYQQWLREMPAQTAEDEQAALQT